The nucleotide sequence GTGATAGTGATGTGATTTCACAGACTGGGAGCCAAGTCAAATTTATCTGACCTCTTTTGTCTCGAGCTCCTGGTTGAATTGTATCTAGTCTGCCATTAACGGCGCTCTTTATATGTTTAAGCACCTCATATGGTGCTTCATACCTTTCTCCGACGTGTCTCATGGATACCATATGTAAATAAGGCCCTGAAGGCACCATATATCTAGCGTCATGGAGCAGGGGCCTGTGGTTCACGCTCTcacttttatttcactttaagTGTATGTATGTGCTGAGTAAAGGACTATACTGGTGCCGTTTGAGGGACCGAAACATTTCTTTTGATTTCATATCAGGATTAATACATTAACCTTGTTTGAATAAAATCCAATTTAAAAGTACAACTTACTTAATTGGACATTTTCACTGATGTTCACACATGCACTAATATCTTTAATAGAAGTTCTAGTTaaagggcactatgtagttttagagaagaaaattaaaagtaagaatttttatatttagaaTATCAATGaagtaataacacaaactcagaaatgcgGACCTTTTCCATAACAGaattaacaagctgttctcagagaaaaattaGGTCACCACAACACTGGAtaagtggcagggtccaccaaacataaacaaagcaaaacagtgtgAAAAAGTGGGTCGctttttaaaattcagtttattcattcatgaaacTGAATTGGTTGTGCAGCTTAACACAATATGTGAACAtgcccctgtttttttttaatgtctagGGTGTTCATCAGGGTTGGGGGGAGTTAAATGTGGGTGTGGGAAGGTGAAGTGGGGGCTGCAAGAAGGAGGTGTgggagggtgagggtgagggtggAGTTGGGGGGGTTGAGAGTGTGTCCCTTCTGCAATTGGCCGTGGCTCTAAGTGTCTCATTATGCGGCTTTATTGTTCCTTTGTTCGGCCAGCCATATAAATGCACCCCAGTGGGCCTGGAGGGTGACAGTTTAGACAGACACACTCCTGTGGATCACCAGCCTGAGAAGCACAAACTGTTAGTGACTGTGGTGACGCTGAAGAGAAGAGCTAGGAAGCTTCCGTTGAAAACTTTTTTGGACCATTTTTTCAACTTTCCTCCGTTTCATCCAAGATGGATTCTGACTCTGGCTCCACCGGAAGCCGCGCTTCATCCCCAGACCTGATTGTGGATGACTCCGCTGGGAGCTTCTTCTCCAACAAGATGTTCCAGACATACTGCCGAGAAGACGGAGCCGATATCGAGGCCGGCCAGACCAGGGCGGAGTGCCGCAGCTTGGGCGGTAAGACCAGCACCAGGTCTGAGATCAACAAGGAAGAGGGGCAAGACCTGAGACTGAAAGTCAACAGCCGGGAGAGGAAAAGGATGCATGATCTGAACCAGGCGATGGATGGCCTGAGAGAAGTCATGCCCTACGCTCAGGGGCCTTCAGTCCGCAAGCTGTCCAAGATCTCCACCCTGCTGCTGGCTCGCAACTACATCCTGATGCTGTCCAGCTCCttggaggagatgaagaagcTGGTTGGGGATGTTTACGGAGGAAGCGCTGGCATCGCGAGCCGCACCGCTGCCCGCCCAGCTATCACCCCTGTGGCCCCCACAGCCCACCTCTCTCTGCATCCCCTTGCCCAGTCTCTGCACTCTCTGGTGGGCAGCACGCCTTCAGCTCTGCAGCATCACTCCAGTTCTACAGCCGCAACCCCGGCCCCACACTCGCCTCCATCTGCCAGCTTCTTGGGTTTTCATGCCCCGGTCCAGGGCCTTCTTAAGGACCCGCTCCACCTGAGCAGCTCCTACATGCACTTTCCCGGCATGCCCTGCCCTTGCTCACTCTGCCAGCCTTTGCCAACCACTACCTCTACATTACACAGCCTGTCCATGAGCAAGTGAGCAGCAAGTGACCTCTGAAGATTGTTGAAGAGACTGCTAAAATGACTGCTGGTGCCAAATCTTGtacatattgtatatatatctTCTGCCATGCAAACTGctgctattgtttttttttatgttttttttttttttatcaactttCTCATTTGCATCATTTATACAGAAATATTCTAAATGCACTAGGGATTTTATCAGTCGCAAATACTGTAATTTATCTGATATCAGTGGTGATGAAACATTGTCAGAAATGAAACTGGTGTGTCCGATTGTGCAGGATTTCTATTTTCCTAAATTAAAaatttgttataaaaaaaaagctcttgtTTGCCTTCTTCTTTCCATGAATGCAGTCTTTTATTTATTGGTATTATCATCTCTGGAGGTATTTGCATTTTCAATTTGTCATAATATtgtaaaaacaaactatttctGCCAGATACTTCTTTCGACAAGGCAGCTATACAACATTGCTGGagggttttctttttcaaaaacatgcagaagctgaaaagaaaaaagaaatacagcaaCATTGTTAAAGTAACAGAAGGGCTTTTATTGGTGCTTGAGAGCAGTGCAAAAATGGATATTTAGGGAAGGGTGTCATTGGTTGCTAACCAGCTTTGGACAGAACCTCTAAAGAGCTAAAGAGGGACAGAAGGACGAGACAATATGCCAACACAGAGGCTGAATGTGGTGTTCTTGAGCCAGGGGACCATCCATCTTCACCTCAACAGGGTGTAGGAGATGAAAGGACGACACAGGCGCCAGGAAGGCGCGTCACTTTTGTCTGACGCAGGCGAGGGACATAGCCATGTCCTTAGCTCTAGGCCAGTgatttgtctctgtctcataAGATCATGGatataagcacacacacaaaggggcAGAATTAAAGCAGAGGACATCATATTCACATATTTTCCATAACGTCCATGTTATCAACACATATTTGCGAtaagattttgttttatttgtgttaaaaaatatCAAGTGCTAGCTGATTCTTTATAATGATTAGTCCACTTAAGTACTACGATGCTATTGTACTATACTATTATACACTGATTGCCATGAACATGATTTAGTCAAACAAGCCGACAATGGCTGGCCTTCACTTAGCAACAAATCAAGCGTGTAAAATACATGCTTATCCTCCCACGGCTGACAGATGAGCTGGCGATCAGGGGAGAAATGAAGAGATGTAACTCATTCTCACCCACCTCCCTCCTAccagacctcctcctcctcctgagagCCCTGAATAGGTTTGAACAATAGCCATGCGTGGGACACAAAGGCCGGGGGAGTCCAAGCTCTCGTGCCTGGGACACAGACCCCCTCTATTCAATCTACATTTCATCATGGTAACAAGCGCTGTTGGGCCAAAAGGCCTGACACCCTCTCTCGCCACAAAGGCGGTTAGCTCTAATATATGAGGCTATTGACACTGAAAGAGCCCCTGTCACTACTAGGGGATTGTCAGCTGTGGGATGTCTCAGTGGGGGGAGGCAGCTGCCAGCCAAACCAAGCAGCAGAGCTTCTGTCGTGGGGACTGGCGTGGCAGCGTCACCTGGTCCCTGGTCCCTTGACACAGAGACCCCGGGTCCTCCCACAAGGCCCCCCTTTATTTGGGCACAGGTGGGAATGGGAAGCGGAACACATTGTGGAGATTAGTGGGGATCTGCTTCCCTTTGCTCAAGGTAGATGATTAGAGACACTGACTTGTGCAAAGCTGGTGTTTCCTGATTGGCACCAGATGGTGTTAACCCACGGTGAGGCATCAGCagtctgaagtgtgtgtgtgtgtggggggggttgATGTGTAATGGATATGCTTCTTAAATCATGCAATATGGGCAGGTCTTCTGTGTGCCATTATGGTCAGCCACTGCTGTCATTATGGTGCTCTTTAGCAGACGCTAACCAGCAGTGGCAGCTCTGCTTTGAGTCATAATGTTGCACACAAGTAACTCGGAAAATGAACCACTGGGAGAGAAAAGAGTCATTTAATGCGGAAGCAGTGGCAGGACtgaaatcttttattttaaagtaaaagtagaaaCAAGCTCCTGTATTCAAAAGTTTAAATACAGAAGTGTTTTCAGCATgacaaaaaatcaaaaaagtatGCCATTGCAATATGGCACATTTTCATATTGCaggatttttattattttgttggaGTGGGTCCAGGTGAAAGTTTTATTTAGAGTGGGGTAGTTAAATCTATAAAAcctcaatacatttttttcatttattgagTCCTTAACCTATGAATAACTGGCCTTAGAAACATTCTGCAGAGGTGTAAGCATCAGTATCTCACTGGGTCAGAGTAATATGTGCTTTGACCAAAGCATAAATATTCCAGAATGAAAAAGCCCTACCTCTAAAAAACTTCTGCTTTAGTCGCTTAGTGTTGGAATTGTGTTTCGGTTAGATAAAAATAGTAATTATGTGCTTTAAGCTGAGCTTCTTCTTGTTAAGTGAGTGTTGGGCATCACTATGTTACTACATAGTTAATAGGTGGTTAGCATGCATTTTTATGGTGTGTTGTGTAATATGACGCTAGTGTTGTGAGGTTAAAACTCATTATGTGGTGCAAAAACAAGCATATGAGTCTTGTTACAAGAAAGAATAGGCATGCTACATTACTAGAATTATCAGAAAGTTGGAAATGATTGCACTGAAAACAAATATTCTTACTGGCAGATTTTTATAAAACGTattcaaaacacattatttgtCTCTGAAATTTCACACCGTGGCAATGTAGACAGATGGATAAGTTAACTGCTTCACATACTGATCAATAGAGGAGCACTTGTCCCATGTTGGCTCGTCTCATTCTGCATTGACAGAGTTAATTAGGAGACTGAAAGACCCAATTAAGAGGATGGAGGGGCCGGACAGGGGAGACACATTGTGGGGACATAAGCACACATTGTGCAGCGTCTGGATAAAGGGGAACTTCAATTAAGGGAGAGAACACTTCCAGAGGCttgttgccttttctttttcattttgcgCTACA is from Sparus aurata chromosome 16, fSpaAur1.1, whole genome shotgun sequence and encodes:
- the olig4 gene encoding oligodendrocyte transcription factor 4, which produces MDSDSGSTGSRASSPDLIVDDSAGSFFSNKMFQTYCREDGADIEAGQTRAECRSLGGKTSTRSEINKEEGQDLRLKVNSRERKRMHDLNQAMDGLREVMPYAQGPSVRKLSKISTLLLARNYILMLSSSLEEMKKLVGDVYGGSAGIASRTAARPAITPVAPTAHLSLHPLAQSLHSLVGSTPSALQHHSSSTAATPAPHSPPSASFLGFHAPVQGLLKDPLHLSSSYMHFPGMPCPCSLCQPLPTTTSTLHSLSMSK